The Ananas comosus cultivar F153 linkage group 7, ASM154086v1, whole genome shotgun sequence genome has a window encoding:
- the LOC109712883 gene encoding uncharacterized protein LOC109712883 isoform X1 has product MVRWISLLIGVLNLGIVLLGGILLDSVVSGFSATAKILIATTTLIAGVRVAAMVGAARAQHAAAENIAGIWRTVPSPSTALFATRDGCSDILKWRSFYATHDTAWKAHYREDCLEEDEVYSVARLLGDLVAYRASRTGHLELLQEKQLRVNMKINKLRETVKAHQQKADIFSLRERDLLKHDADEVSQHQAKGENKERATCCWWGLVEQSWGILQTYPKLLPFYSNFDQIYKRW; this is encoded by the exons ATGGTGCGGTGGATATCCCTCCTCATTGGGGTCCTAAACCTAGGGATCGTCCTTTTGGGAGGGATTCTGTTGGACTCCGTTGTCTCCGGCTTCTCAGCCACGGCGAAGATCCTCATCGCCACGACGACGCTTATCGCCGGCGTGAGGGTCGCAGCCATGGTCGGCGCCGCGAGGGCGCAGCATGCCGCAGCAGAGAACATTGCTGGTATTTGGCGGACGGTTCCGTCGCCGTCGACGGCGCTCTTCGCCACGAGAGACGG GTGTTCAGACATATTAAAGTGGAGGTCCTTTTATGCGACTCATGATACTGCATGGAAAGCTCATTACAGAGAG gATTGCttagaagaagatgaagtttaCTCTGTGGCAAGACTCTTAGGCGACTTGGTGGCATATCGAGCATCAAGAACAGGACATTTGGAACTCTTGCAG GAGAAGCAATTAAGGGTCAATATGAAGATCAATAAATTGCGTGAGACAGTGAAGGCGCATCAACAAAAG GCTGATATATTCAGCTTGCGTGAGAGAGATTTGCTGAAGCACGATGCTGACGAAGTCTCACAGCATCAAGCCAAGGGAGAGAATAAAGAGAGAGCAACATGCTG TTGGTGGGGCCTTGTTGAGCAATCATGGGGAATACTTCAAACTTATCCAAAATTACTGCCTTTCTACTCAAATTTTGATCAG attTATAAAAGGTGGTGA
- the LOC109712883 gene encoding uncharacterized protein LOC109712883 isoform X2, with the protein MVRWISLLIGVLNLGIVLLGGILLDSVVSGFSATAKILIATTTLIAGVRVAAMVGAARAQHAAAENIAGIWRTVPSPSTALFATRDGCSDILKWRSFYATHDTAWKAHYREDCLEEDEVYSVARLLGDLVAYRASRTGHLELLQEKQLRVNMKINKLRETVKAHQQKADIFSLRERDLLKHDADEVSQHQAKGENKERATCWFQ; encoded by the exons ATGGTGCGGTGGATATCCCTCCTCATTGGGGTCCTAAACCTAGGGATCGTCCTTTTGGGAGGGATTCTGTTGGACTCCGTTGTCTCCGGCTTCTCAGCCACGGCGAAGATCCTCATCGCCACGACGACGCTTATCGCCGGCGTGAGGGTCGCAGCCATGGTCGGCGCCGCGAGGGCGCAGCATGCCGCAGCAGAGAACATTGCTGGTATTTGGCGGACGGTTCCGTCGCCGTCGACGGCGCTCTTCGCCACGAGAGACGG GTGTTCAGACATATTAAAGTGGAGGTCCTTTTATGCGACTCATGATACTGCATGGAAAGCTCATTACAGAGAG gATTGCttagaagaagatgaagtttaCTCTGTGGCAAGACTCTTAGGCGACTTGGTGGCATATCGAGCATCAAGAACAGGACATTTGGAACTCTTGCAG GAGAAGCAATTAAGGGTCAATATGAAGATCAATAAATTGCGTGAGACAGTGAAGGCGCATCAACAAAAG GCTGATATATTCAGCTTGCGTGAGAGAGATTTGCTGAAGCACGATGCTGACGAAGTCTCACAGCATCAAGCCAAGGGAGAGAATAAAGAGAGAGCAACATGCTG GTTTCAGTGA
- the LOC109712883 gene encoding uncharacterized protein LOC109712883 isoform X3: protein MPQQRTLLVFGGRFRRRRRRSSPRETGTFSLLMREGKYVDAGKYVFLLLLQGKCSDILKWRSFYATHDTAWKAHYREDCLEEDEVYSVARLLGDLVAYRASRTGHLELLQEKQLRVNMKINKLRETVKAHQQKADIFSLRERDLLKHDADEVSQHQAKGENKERATCCWWGLVEQSWGILQTYPKLLPFYSNFDQIYKRW from the exons ATGCCGCAGCAGAGAACATTGCTGGTATTTGGCGGACGGTTCCGTCGCCGTCGACGGCGCTCTTCGCCACGAGAGACGGGTACCTTCTCCCTTTTGATGCGCGAG GGAAAATATGTTGATGCAGGGAAATATGTGTTTCTACTTTTGCTACAGGGAAA GTGTTCAGACATATTAAAGTGGAGGTCCTTTTATGCGACTCATGATACTGCATGGAAAGCTCATTACAGAGAG gATTGCttagaagaagatgaagtttaCTCTGTGGCAAGACTCTTAGGCGACTTGGTGGCATATCGAGCATCAAGAACAGGACATTTGGAACTCTTGCAG GAGAAGCAATTAAGGGTCAATATGAAGATCAATAAATTGCGTGAGACAGTGAAGGCGCATCAACAAAAG GCTGATATATTCAGCTTGCGTGAGAGAGATTTGCTGAAGCACGATGCTGACGAAGTCTCACAGCATCAAGCCAAGGGAGAGAATAAAGAGAGAGCAACATGCTG TTGGTGGGGCCTTGTTGAGCAATCATGGGGAATACTTCAAACTTATCCAAAATTACTGCCTTTCTACTCAAATTTTGATCAG attTATAAAAGGTGGTGA